A single window of Nasonia vitripennis strain AsymCx chromosome 4, Nvit_psr_1.1, whole genome shotgun sequence DNA harbors:
- the LOC103318170 gene encoding uncharacterized protein LOC103318170 has product MIYLGDGISVPSMTYNFMFKEPPKRFLRWLAIEIWGEKNLVNRALQVKRVNRKPLPNRSPCKQIEKELLRLFLSVFYDYTEKRQDLPQKERIEAIRNATVVIVLRHFIFFFITYLNSVWWILK; this is encoded by the exons ATG ATTTACCTCGGAGATGGCATCAGTGTTCCTAGCATGACCTATAATTTCATGTTCAAAGAGCCTCCAAAAAGGTTTTTACGATGGCTTGCGATTGAGATCtggggagaaaaaaatttggtgaATCGTGCCTTGCAAGTAAAGCGAGTAAATAGAAAACCACTTCCTAATAGATCACCATGCAAACAAATAGAGAAGGAACTATtaagattatttttaa GTGTGTTCTACGATTACACGGAAAAACGACAGGATCTGCCGCAAAAAGAAAGAATTGAGGCAATACGTAATGCTACGGTTGTTATTGTTTTGcgacattttatatttttttttataacctATTTAAATAGTGTTTGGTGGATCTTAAAATAA